One part of the Roseomonas gilardii genome encodes these proteins:
- a CDS encoding ABC transporter ATP-binding protein — translation MSTTLDRPDAVAARSLGAPIIEVKGVSRRFSKTLDFAGKIAKKIGAPIREETVHAVDKVDLTVRKGEVVGLVGESGCGKSTLGRMVAGILPPSDGEILWRGRDRATLSAKEAREAKLRAQMIFQDPMSSLNPRLRVTDIVGEAPLVHGMTTRSGLDAYVDEQLRRAGLDPAYKRRYPHQFSGGQRQRIGIARALAVQPEFLVCDESVAALDVSIQAQVLNLFMRLRQELDLTYLFISHDLGVVEHLSDRVVIMYLGRVVEEAPAEEVFARANHPYTQSLLAAVPRIEARKKSFAVVQGEIPSPLNPPKGCHFHPRCPHAFDRCRLEVPVLKEIAPGHRSRCHLNDLPAV, via the coding sequence ATGAGCACCACGCTCGACCGCCCTGACGCCGTCGCCGCCCGGAGCCTGGGCGCGCCCATCATCGAGGTGAAGGGCGTTTCCCGCCGCTTCAGCAAGACCCTCGACTTCGCTGGCAAGATCGCGAAGAAGATCGGCGCCCCTATCCGGGAGGAGACCGTCCATGCCGTGGACAAGGTTGATCTCACCGTCCGCAAGGGCGAGGTGGTCGGCCTGGTCGGTGAATCCGGCTGCGGCAAGTCCACGCTCGGCCGCATGGTGGCCGGCATCCTGCCGCCCTCGGATGGCGAGATCCTCTGGCGCGGCCGCGACCGGGCCACGCTCTCCGCGAAAGAGGCACGCGAGGCCAAGCTCCGCGCGCAGATGATCTTCCAGGACCCGATGTCCTCGCTGAACCCGCGTCTGCGGGTTACCGACATCGTGGGGGAGGCGCCGCTGGTCCATGGCATGACCACGCGCTCCGGCCTCGATGCCTATGTGGACGAGCAGCTTCGCCGCGCCGGCCTCGACCCGGCCTACAAGCGCCGATACCCGCACCAGTTCTCCGGCGGCCAGCGCCAGCGCATCGGCATTGCCCGTGCGCTCGCCGTGCAGCCGGAATTCCTGGTCTGCGACGAATCCGTGGCGGCGCTGGACGTCTCGATCCAGGCCCAGGTGCTGAACCTGTTCATGCGCCTGCGGCAGGAGCTGGACCTCACCTACCTCTTCATCAGCCACGACCTGGGCGTGGTGGAACACCTCTCCGACCGGGTCGTGATTATGTATCTCGGCCGGGTGGTGGAGGAAGCGCCGGCGGAGGAGGTCTTCGCCCGCGCCAACCACCCCTATACCCAGTCGCTGCTGGCCGCCGTGCCGCGCATCGAGGCCCGGAAGAAGAGCTTCGCTGTGGTCCAGGGCGAGATTCCCTCGCCGCTGAACCCGCCGAAGGGCTGCCACTTCCACCCCCGCTGCCCGCATGCCTTCGACCGTTGCCGGCTGGAGGTGCCCGTGCTGAAGGAGATCGCGCCGGGGCACCGTTCGCGCTGCCACCTGAACGACCTGCCGGCGGTATGA
- the puuE gene encoding allantoinase PuuE gives MSDGKTGGTILAAESGFPRDFAGYGPNPPDARWPNGARVALSFVLNYEEGGENTPLNGDPITEAYLHEVPGGQPRRGMRDESTESQFDYGARVGVWRVLRLFRERGLKLTVYGVGRALELNPAAGRAFAEAGHEIACHGYRWINYAEVDEATERDHIARNIAAVEQTTGTTPVGWYTGRISANTRRLVAEHGGFLYDSDAYDDDLPHYVPVGGKPHLVIPYTLDNNDMKFAVPPGFGTTDAFTAYLKDSLDFLREEGRTTPRMMSVGLHCRLVGRPARAAALARFLDHVVACPDVWVCTRAEIARHWWKEHPPA, from the coding sequence ATGAGCGACGGCAAGACCGGCGGCACCATCCTGGCCGCCGAAAGCGGTTTCCCCCGGGATTTCGCGGGCTATGGCCCCAACCCGCCCGATGCGCGCTGGCCCAACGGCGCCCGCGTCGCCCTGTCCTTCGTCCTGAACTACGAGGAAGGCGGCGAGAACACGCCGCTGAACGGCGATCCGATCACCGAGGCCTATCTGCACGAGGTCCCGGGCGGCCAGCCGCGCCGCGGCATGCGCGACGAAAGCACGGAAAGCCAGTTCGACTACGGTGCCCGCGTCGGCGTCTGGCGCGTGCTGCGCCTGTTCCGGGAACGCGGGCTCAAGCTCACCGTCTATGGCGTGGGCCGGGCGCTGGAGCTGAACCCCGCCGCCGGCCGGGCCTTCGCCGAGGCGGGTCATGAGATCGCCTGCCACGGCTACCGCTGGATCAACTATGCCGAGGTGGACGAGGCCACGGAGCGCGACCACATCGCCCGCAACATCGCGGCGGTGGAACAGACCACCGGCACCACCCCGGTCGGCTGGTACACAGGCCGCATCAGCGCCAACACCCGACGCCTCGTGGCCGAGCATGGTGGCTTCCTCTACGATTCCGACGCCTATGACGACGACCTGCCGCACTACGTGCCGGTGGGCGGCAAGCCGCACCTCGTCATCCCCTACACGCTCGACAACAACGACATGAAGTTCGCGGTGCCGCCCGGCTTCGGCACCACCGATGCCTTCACCGCCTATCTGAAGGACTCGCTGGATTTCCTGCGGGAGGAAGGCCGGACCACGCCGCGCATGATGAGCGTCGGCCTGCATTGCCGCCTCGTCGGCCGCCCCGCCCGCGCCGCCGCCCTGGCCCGCTTCCTGGACCATGTCGTGGCCTGCCCGGATGTCTGGGTCTGCACCCGCGCCGAGATCGCCCGGCACTGGTGGAAGGAACACCCACCCGCCTGA
- a CDS encoding rod shape-determining protein, whose product MFSRMFGFLSADMAIDLGTANTLVYVKGRGIVLNEPSVVAIADLRGRKQVLAVGEEAKHMLGRTPGNIAAIRPMRDGVIADFEVAEEMIKHFIRKVHNRRSFASPMIVICVPSGSTAVERRAIQESAESAGARKVLLIEEPMAAAIGAGLPVTEPSGSMVVDVGGGTTEVAVISLGGIVYARSVRVGGDKMDEAVISYIRRQFNLLIGESTAERIKMAIGAAAVPDYGEEGPVIEVRGRDLMNGVPREVWVSQRQISESLSEPVTAIVEAVKVALENTPPELAADIVDKGIVLTGGGALLYRLDQVLRDATGLPVSVADEALSCVALGTGRALEEMKRLRHVLSSMY is encoded by the coding sequence ATGTTCTCCCGCATGTTCGGCTTCCTTTCGGCCGACATGGCCATCGATCTTGGGACCGCCAATACCCTCGTCTATGTGAAGGGCCGCGGCATCGTTCTGAACGAGCCCTCCGTGGTGGCCATCGCCGATCTCCGTGGCCGCAAGCAGGTCCTCGCCGTGGGCGAGGAAGCCAAGCACATGCTCGGCCGCACCCCCGGCAACATCGCCGCCATCCGCCCGATGCGCGACGGCGTGATCGCCGATTTCGAGGTGGCGGAGGAGATGATCAAGCACTTCATCCGCAAGGTGCACAATCGCCGCTCCTTTGCCTCGCCGATGATCGTGATCTGCGTGCCTTCCGGCTCCACCGCCGTCGAGCGCCGCGCGATCCAGGAGAGCGCCGAGAGCGCCGGCGCCCGCAAGGTGCTGCTGATCGAGGAGCCCATGGCGGCGGCCATCGGCGCCGGCCTGCCGGTCACCGAGCCCTCCGGCTCCATGGTCGTGGATGTCGGCGGCGGCACCACCGAGGTCGCGGTAATCTCGCTGGGCGGCATCGTCTATGCCCGCTCCGTCCGCGTCGGCGGCGACAAGATGGACGAGGCGGTGATCAGCTACATCCGCCGCCAGTTCAACCTGCTGATCGGCGAAAGCACGGCCGAGCGCATCAAGATGGCCATCGGCGCCGCCGCCGTGCCGGATTACGGCGAGGAAGGTCCGGTCATCGAGGTCCGCGGCCGTGACCTGATGAACGGCGTGCCGCGCGAGGTCTGGGTCAGCCAGCGCCAGATCTCCGAGAGCCTGAGCGAGCCGGTGACCGCGATCGTCGAGGCGGTGAAGGTGGCGCTGGAGAACACGCCGCCCGAGCTGGCGGCCGATATCGTGGACAAGGGCATCGTCCTCACCGGCGGTGGCGCCCTGCTGTACCGGCTGGACCAGGTGCTGCGCGATGCGACCGGCCTGCCCGTTTCCGTGGCGGACGAGGCTCTGTCCTGCGTCGCCCTCGGCACCGGCCGGGCCCTTGAGGAAATGAAGCGGCTTCGCCACGTCCTGTCCTCGATGTATTGA
- a CDS encoding ABC transporter ATP-binding protein has protein sequence MSAAKQSPMGVPATSAAPTLEVRDLQTHFFTRAGVIKAVDGVSFSVGRGKVLGLVGESGSGKSVTGFSIMRLVDPPGRVVGGHILFQGRDLATIPEEEMRQLRGNRIAMIFQDPMMTLNPVLRIDTQMIETLQAHEKISREDARQRARDTLGMVGIPSPDERLRSYPHQFSGGMRQRVAIAIALLNRPELIVADEPTTALDVTIQGQILAEVQKLAANTGTSLIWITHDLSVVAGLADDLAVMYAGRVVEYGDVGETLDAPLHPYTVGLLGSVPSRNKRGEPLRQIPGMTPSLLSLPPGCPFQARCPRAAEKCREYPALDEKLPNRLARCFFPHFERAEAA, from the coding sequence ATGAGCGCCGCCAAGCAATCTCCCATGGGGGTTCCTGCCACCAGCGCCGCCCCGACGCTGGAGGTCCGCGACCTCCAGACCCACTTCTTCACCCGCGCCGGCGTGATCAAGGCGGTGGACGGCGTCTCCTTCTCCGTCGGCCGCGGCAAGGTGCTGGGCCTCGTCGGCGAGTCCGGCTCCGGCAAGTCCGTCACCGGCTTCTCCATCATGCGCCTGGTCGATCCGCCGGGCCGCGTGGTGGGCGGTCACATCCTGTTCCAGGGCCGTGACCTCGCCACCATCCCGGAGGAGGAGATGCGGCAGCTTCGCGGCAACCGCATCGCCATGATCTTCCAGGACCCGATGATGACGCTCAATCCGGTCCTGCGCATCGACACCCAGATGATCGAGACGCTGCAGGCGCACGAGAAGATCTCGCGCGAGGATGCCCGCCAGCGGGCCCGCGACACGCTGGGCATGGTCGGCATCCCCAGCCCGGACGAGCGGCTGAGATCCTATCCGCACCAGTTCTCCGGCGGCATGCGGCAGCGCGTGGCCATCGCCATCGCCCTGCTGAATCGTCCCGAGCTGATCGTGGCGGACGAGCCCACCACGGCGCTCGATGTCACCATTCAGGGGCAGATCCTGGCCGAGGTGCAGAAGCTCGCCGCGAACACCGGCACCTCGCTGATCTGGATCACCCATGACCTCTCCGTGGTCGCCGGCCTCGCCGATGACCTTGCGGTGATGTATGCCGGCCGCGTCGTCGAGTACGGCGATGTGGGGGAGACGCTGGACGCGCCCCTGCATCCCTACACGGTCGGGTTGCTGGGTTCCGTGCCCAGCCGCAACAAGCGCGGTGAGCCGCTGCGGCAGATCCCGGGCATGACGCCCTCGCTGCTTAGCCTGCCGCCTGGCTGCCCCTTCCAGGCGCGCTGCCCCCGGGCGGCCGAGAAGTGCCGCGAGTACCCGGCCCTGGACGAGAAGCTGCCCAACCGCCTGGCCCGCTGTTTCTTCCCCCATTTCGAACGCGCGGAGGCCGCATGA
- a CDS encoding 2-isopropylmalate synthase: MSITHPSFGTIPDERVIIFDTTLRDGEQSPGFSMNLEEKLRMADALAELGADVLEAGFPIASPGDFDSVKSIADRFAKSGPVVCGLSRSAPKDILRAAEAVKTAARPRIHTFISTSELHMRAKLRMTQEQVLEAVAASVTLARQHVADVEWSAEDGSRTDDDFLCRCVETAIRAGATTINIPDTVGYAVPEDMARIFTMLRERVPGADTVIFSTHNHNDLGLAVANTLAAIQAGARQVECTINGIGERAGNASLEEVAMAIRTRQNALRKTTGIQTPNILKTSRLLATITGFDVQPNKAIVGRNAFAHESGIHQDGMLKDRGTYEIMTPESVGWTNSSLVMGKHSGRAAFRDKLKALGYEVGDNQLNDAFARFKEIADRKKVVYDEDIVALVDDQILRTHDRIRLTALTVTAGLHTHPMATLKLEVDGEAHEGMAVGDGAVDATFNAIRAAFPHEVGLRLFAVQSVTGGTDAQARVTVRLEEGGKLVDGQGSDTDTIVASARAYIHALNKLLVKRERTAPAAMTA, encoded by the coding sequence ATGTCCATCACCCATCCCTCCTTCGGCACCATCCCGGACGAACGGGTCATCATCTTCGACACCACGCTGCGCGACGGCGAGCAGTCCCCCGGTTTCTCCATGAACCTGGAGGAGAAGCTGCGCATGGCGGACGCCCTGGCCGAGCTGGGCGCCGATGTGCTGGAGGCCGGCTTCCCCATCGCCTCGCCGGGCGATTTCGACAGCGTGAAGTCCATCGCCGACCGCTTCGCGAAGTCCGGCCCCGTGGTCTGCGGCCTGTCCCGCTCCGCGCCCAAGGACATCCTGCGCGCCGCCGAGGCGGTGAAGACCGCCGCCCGTCCGCGCATCCACACCTTCATCTCCACCTCCGAGCTGCACATGCGCGCCAAGCTGCGCATGACCCAGGAGCAGGTGCTGGAGGCCGTCGCCGCCTCCGTCACCCTGGCCCGCCAGCACGTGGCCGACGTGGAATGGTCCGCCGAGGATGGCAGCCGCACGGATGACGACTTCCTGTGCCGCTGCGTCGAGACCGCGATCCGCGCCGGCGCCACCACCATCAACATCCCCGACACGGTCGGCTATGCCGTGCCGGAAGACATGGCCCGCATCTTCACCATGCTGCGGGAGCGCGTGCCGGGTGCCGACACGGTGATCTTCTCCACCCACAACCACAACGACCTGGGCCTGGCCGTGGCGAACACCCTGGCCGCCATTCAGGCCGGGGCGCGGCAGGTGGAATGCACCATCAACGGCATCGGCGAGCGCGCGGGCAATGCCAGCCTGGAGGAGGTCGCCATGGCGATCCGCACCCGGCAGAACGCCCTGCGCAAGACCACGGGCATCCAGACTCCCAACATCCTCAAGACCTCGCGGCTGCTGGCCACCATCACCGGCTTCGACGTGCAGCCCAACAAGGCCATCGTCGGCCGCAACGCTTTCGCGCACGAGTCCGGCATCCACCAGGACGGCATGCTGAAGGACCGCGGCACCTACGAGATCATGACGCCGGAAAGCGTCGGCTGGACCAACTCTTCCCTGGTCATGGGCAAGCATTCCGGCCGCGCCGCCTTCCGCGACAAGCTGAAGGCCCTGGGCTACGAGGTCGGTGACAACCAGCTCAACGACGCCTTCGCCCGCTTCAAGGAGATCGCGGACCGCAAGAAGGTCGTCTATGACGAGGACATCGTCGCGCTGGTGGACGACCAGATCCTGCGCACCCATGACCGCATCAGGCTGACCGCGCTGACCGTCACCGCCGGCCTGCACACCCATCCCATGGCGACGCTGAAGCTGGAGGTGGATGGCGAGGCGCATGAGGGCATGGCGGTGGGCGACGGCGCGGTGGACGCCACCTTCAACGCCATCCGCGCCGCCTTCCCGCACGAGGTCGGGCTGCGCCTCTTCGCCGTGCAGTCCGTCACCGGCGGCACCGATGCCCAGGCACGCGTCACCGTGCGGCTGGAGGAAGGCGGCAAGCTGGTGGACGGGCAGGGCTCCGACACCGACACCATCGTCGCCTCCGCCCGCGCCTATATCCACGCGCTGAACAAGCTGTTGGTGAAGCGCGAGCGCACCGCCCCGGCGGCGATGACGGCCTGA
- a CDS encoding YMGG-like glycine zipper-containing protein — translation MRKSTLTVLALAGLTLGACGYSTGDRALSGGALGGLAGAGIGSLSGNAGTGALIGAGAGAIGGAATSGNDVNLGRPVWR, via the coding sequence ATGCGTAAGTCCACCCTCACCGTCCTGGCCCTGGCGGGACTGACCCTGGGCGCCTGCGGCTACAGCACGGGAGACAGGGCACTGTCCGGTGGTGCGCTGGGCGGCTTGGCTGGTGCGGGCATCGGATCACTGTCCGGTAATGCGGGGACCGGTGCGCTGATCGGCGCGGGCGCGGGTGCGATCGGCGGTGCCGCGACCAGTGGCAACGACGTCAATCTCGGCCGGCCGGTCTGGCGCTGA
- a CDS encoding TraB/GumN family protein: MRAEPRPTGRRGLLRAGAALGLLAGSSRLAPGRAGAPDGRTAEAGLLAFRMMPTGRGGIPQGPVSFILPSSHAPDPRLPRLPVERLLAGARLVLTESGYAPGEEAGEEFFRPDGEPTLRGLSPAEWEALRRSAACQGLETVMARLRPILLLSLAREACPTPGAGRAGRSPEDWLSGAARAMGLRTGALESIGESMAAADTVPEAVYLGALRRALADPAGVAAEDRALQRAYEDGDLNEVRRLTVAAMGGDEAGRAGFDRIVISARSQRMAARLAETASALPVVAVVGAAHLAGSDGMLALLQAQGFRLEAIRMRLAPG; the protein is encoded by the coding sequence ATGCGAGCTGAGCCGAGGCCGACAGGCCGGCGTGGCCTGCTGCGGGCCGGGGCGGCACTGGGGCTGCTGGCCGGTTCCTCCCGCCTGGCGCCGGGCCGCGCCGGGGCGCCGGATGGAAGGACGGCGGAGGCGGGGCTGCTGGCCTTCCGCATGATGCCCACGGGGCGTGGCGGAATCCCCCAGGGGCCGGTGAGCTTCATCCTGCCCAGCTCGCACGCCCCGGACCCGCGCCTGCCGCGGCTGCCGGTGGAGCGGCTCCTGGCCGGGGCTCGGCTGGTGCTGACCGAGAGCGGCTATGCCCCGGGCGAGGAGGCGGGCGAGGAGTTCTTCCGGCCGGACGGGGAGCCCACGCTGCGCGGGTTGAGCCCGGCGGAATGGGAAGCCTTGCGGCGGAGCGCCGCCTGCCAGGGGTTGGAGACGGTCATGGCGCGGCTGCGGCCGATCCTTCTGCTGTCTCTGGCCCGGGAAGCCTGCCCCACTCCCGGCGCCGGCCGCGCGGGCCGTTCGCCGGAGGACTGGCTGAGTGGGGCGGCCCGGGCGATGGGCCTGCGCACCGGGGCGCTGGAAAGCATCGGCGAGAGCATGGCGGCGGCGGATACCGTGCCGGAGGCGGTCTATCTGGGAGCCCTGCGCCGGGCGCTGGCCGATCCGGCGGGTGTGGCCGCGGAGGACCGGGCCTTGCAGCGCGCCTATGAGGATGGCGACCTGAACGAGGTCCGGCGACTCACCGTGGCGGCCATGGGCGGGGACGAGGCCGGGCGCGCGGGTTTCGACCGGATCGTGATCAGCGCCCGCAGCCAGCGGATGGCGGCGCGGCTGGCCGAGACCGCCTCGGCCCTGCCGGTGGTGGCAGTGGTGGGCGCGGCGCATCTGGCGGGGTCGGACGGGATGCTCGCGCTGCTCCAGGCCCAGGGCTTCCGCCTGGAAGCCATCCGGATGCGGCTGGCGCCGGGATAG
- the mprF gene encoding bifunctional lysylphosphatidylglycerol flippase/synthetase MprF: MTDRPDGEPRVAPPGDAARRGLREAGPATAPAGAPGATVPGSAMPGAAMADEAAVVPDATEPALAPASPGSAWGRWLARVRPWLLGAVFLALAVLVILAVRGLSAELDYDAVVEALSGARPGVLALALLATAVSYASMVGYDRAALRYGAPGTPVSLRVTALASFTGFALSNTVGVGAFTGGAVRWRIYTAAGLRPSQITRVIGFIGLSFGLGVVAVGAAGLIAGAGHVAAWLGTSAGLLRGIGGAALLALAAFVGLCAGTDTLSLGRFALRLPSARLALAQLAISAVDVCAAATVLWVLLPEGAVGLSTFLPIYAIALVLALLSHLPGGIGVFEAVVLLAFRDSPVSLDEVAAALLLYRIVYYVLPLALAVALLVLPEARRGASLAGRSRPVRAATRLAPRFLGALAFITGAALLIGGVAPSGEDGPGMLAPALPGLLFEASHLISSVAGLVLLLVADRLVHRLDAAWWVTTLCALGGLVLSVARGGGLLELGSLLLLLLALLATRHRFDRRTRLFAQPFTLRWLVAVGCVVAAAVWLLFFANRDVPYSNELWWRFEFDEDAPRGLRVTLAAAMGLGAVGLWSLLRHAQGRQEEPSPAMLVQAAEIADASDRADAQLVRMGDKSLLFSESGDAFVMYGQRGRSWIALFDPIGPRTRWPDLIWSFVEAADAQGARAAFYQVKAESLPLYLDAGFRPIKLGEAARVDLSQFDLKGRARANLRNALNRAERDGMTLAVLPPAEVPALLPELRVVSDAWLAAHETREKAFSLGAFAPHYVCAQPVAVVRDRTGRVVAFATISETPVTKAEASVDLMRHLPDAPGGTMDFLFIKLLLRAKELGYRNFDLGMAPLSGLAAHRLAPLWHRLGGWVFRRGERFYNFRGLRAFKEKFDPVWEPRYLCAAGGLDPWVVLADVAALQAGSLRGVVGK; the protein is encoded by the coding sequence ATGACGGATCGGCCGGATGGAGAGCCACGGGTGGCTCCGCCGGGGGATGCCGCCCGCCGCGGCCTCCGGGAAGCCGGCCCCGCCACCGCCCCGGCTGGCGCGCCCGGTGCCACCGTGCCCGGTTCCGCCATGCCCGGTGCCGCCATGGCGGATGAGGCAGCGGTGGTGCCGGATGCAACGGAGCCCGCGTTGGCCCCGGCCTCGCCCGGCTCCGCCTGGGGCCGTTGGCTGGCCAGGGTCCGGCCCTGGCTGCTCGGCGCGGTCTTCCTGGCTCTGGCGGTTCTGGTCATCCTCGCCGTGCGCGGCCTTTCGGCCGAGCTGGACTACGATGCCGTGGTCGAGGCGCTGTCGGGCGCGCGGCCGGGCGTGCTGGCGCTCGCGCTCCTCGCCACGGCGGTCAGCTATGCCAGCATGGTGGGCTATGACCGCGCGGCGTTGCGCTATGGCGCGCCCGGTACGCCGGTGTCGCTTCGCGTGACGGCGCTGGCCTCCTTCACCGGCTTCGCGCTGAGCAACACGGTGGGCGTCGGCGCCTTCACCGGCGGGGCGGTTCGGTGGCGGATCTACACGGCGGCGGGGCTGCGGCCCTCGCAGATCACGCGTGTCATCGGCTTCATCGGCCTGTCCTTCGGCCTGGGCGTGGTGGCCGTGGGGGCGGCGGGGCTGATCGCGGGCGCCGGCCATGTGGCGGCCTGGCTGGGCACCTCCGCCGGGCTGCTGCGGGGCATCGGCGGGGCGGCGCTGCTGGCCCTGGCCGCCTTCGTGGGCCTTTGCGCAGGGACCGATACGCTCTCCCTCGGCCGTTTCGCCCTGCGCCTGCCTTCGGCACGGCTGGCCCTGGCGCAGCTCGCGATCTCGGCGGTCGATGTCTGCGCCGCCGCCACCGTGCTCTGGGTGCTGTTGCCGGAAGGGGCGGTGGGCCTGTCCACCTTCCTGCCGATCTACGCCATCGCGCTGGTCCTGGCGCTGCTCAGCCACCTGCCTGGCGGCATCGGCGTCTTCGAGGCGGTGGTGCTGCTGGCCTTCCGCGATTCGCCCGTCTCGCTGGACGAGGTCGCGGCGGCGCTGCTGCTCTACCGCATCGTCTACTACGTGCTGCCTCTGGCCCTGGCGGTGGCGCTGCTGGTGCTGCCGGAAGCGAGGCGTGGTGCCAGCCTGGCCGGGCGGTCCCGGCCCGTGCGGGCGGCGACGAGGCTGGCGCCGCGTTTCCTGGGGGCGCTGGCCTTCATCACCGGGGCGGCGCTGCTGATCGGCGGCGTGGCGCCCAGCGGCGAGGATGGGCCGGGCATGCTGGCCCCTGCCCTCCCCGGCCTGCTCTTCGAGGCCTCGCACCTGATCTCCAGCGTCGCGGGGCTGGTGCTGCTGCTGGTCGCGGACCGGCTGGTGCACCGGCTGGACGCGGCCTGGTGGGTCACGACGCTCTGCGCTCTCGGCGGGCTGGTGCTCTCGGTGGCGCGCGGCGGCGGGCTGCTGGAGTTGGGTTCGCTGCTGCTGCTGCTGCTGGCGCTGCTGGCGACGCGGCACCGCTTCGACCGGCGCACCCGGCTGTTCGCCCAGCCCTTCACCCTGCGCTGGCTGGTGGCGGTGGGCTGCGTGGTGGCGGCGGCGGTCTGGCTGCTCTTCTTCGCCAACCGGGACGTGCCCTATTCCAACGAGCTCTGGTGGCGCTTCGAGTTCGACGAGGATGCGCCGCGTGGCCTGCGCGTGACCCTGGCGGCGGCGATGGGGCTGGGCGCGGTGGGGCTCTGGAGCTTGCTCCGCCATGCCCAGGGGCGGCAGGAGGAGCCGAGCCCGGCGATGCTGGTCCAGGCGGCCGAGATCGCGGATGCGAGCGACCGCGCCGATGCGCAGCTCGTGCGGATGGGCGACAAGTCGCTGCTCTTCTCCGAGAGCGGCGATGCCTTCGTGATGTATGGGCAGCGCGGGCGCTCCTGGATCGCGCTCTTCGACCCGATCGGTCCGCGCACCCGCTGGCCGGACCTGATCTGGAGCTTCGTGGAGGCGGCGGATGCCCAGGGGGCGCGGGCAGCCTTCTACCAGGTGAAGGCGGAGAGCCTGCCGCTCTACCTCGATGCCGGGTTCCGGCCGATCAAGCTGGGCGAGGCGGCGCGGGTGGATCTGTCCCAGTTCGACCTCAAGGGACGCGCGCGGGCCAATCTCCGCAACGCGCTGAACCGGGCGGAACGGGACGGCATGACGCTCGCCGTGCTGCCGCCGGCGGAGGTCCCTGCCCTGCTGCCGGAACTTCGGGTGGTGTCGGATGCCTGGCTCGCGGCGCATGAGACACGGGAGAAGGCCTTCTCTCTCGGGGCCTTCGCGCCGCATTACGTCTGCGCCCAGCCGGTGGCGGTGGTGCGGGACCGGACCGGGCGGGTGGTGGCCTTCGCCACGATCTCGGAAACGCCGGTGACCAAGGCGGAGGCCTCGGTGGACCTGATGCGGCATCTGCCGGATGCCCCGGGCGGCACCATGGACTTCCTGTTCATCAAGCTCCTGCTGCGCGCCAAGGAACTCGGCTACCGGAACTTCGACCTCGGCATGGCGCCGCTCTCCGGCCTGGCGGCGCACCGGCTGGCGCCGCTCTGGCACCGGCTCGGCGGCTGGGTCTTCCGGCGGGGCGAGCGGTTCTACAATTTCCGCGGCCTGCGCGCCTTCAAGGAGAAGTTCGATCCGGTCTGGGAGCCGCGCTACCTCTGCGCGGCGGGCGGGCTCGATCCCTGGGTCGTGCTGGCCGATGTGGCGGCCCTGCAAGCCGGCAGTCTGCGCGGGGTGGTGGGCAAGTGA
- a CDS encoding virulence factor family protein: MARHPVQRRALALSVLAGCLLAGEAQSPGTRDHFPYLIEIPADPVRFDSFALIISGDGGWADLDQQLGEILQERGMSVLGWDSLNYFWKHRKAEEVAQDLDKAIRTYSELWNLPRVVLIGFSFGADVMPSAYNRLPPETREKVALISLLSTSKDVDYEVTASGFIGMGGSDEIPIGPELARMDQTKVQCVYGEEEADETGCLLLDPEKAQVIRTAGGHHFDEDYAKLADRILARLADAS, translated from the coding sequence ATGGCGCGCCACCCGGTGCAGCGTCGGGCACTGGCCCTTTCGGTGCTGGCGGGCTGCCTCCTGGCCGGCGAGGCGCAATCGCCGGGAACACGCGACCATTTCCCCTATCTGATCGAGATCCCGGCCGACCCGGTGCGCTTCGACAGCTTCGCCCTGATCATCTCCGGCGATGGCGGCTGGGCGGACCTGGACCAGCAGCTCGGTGAGATCCTGCAGGAGCGCGGCATGTCCGTGCTGGGCTGGGATTCGCTGAACTACTTCTGGAAGCACCGGAAGGCGGAGGAGGTGGCGCAGGATCTCGACAAGGCGATCCGCACCTATTCCGAGTTGTGGAACCTGCCGCGGGTGGTGCTGATCGGCTTCTCCTTCGGGGCGGATGTGATGCCCTCCGCCTATAACCGCCTGCCGCCCGAGACGCGGGAGAAGGTGGCGCTGATCTCGCTGCTTTCCACGTCCAAGGACGTCGATTACGAGGTGACCGCCTCGGGCTTCATCGGCATGGGTGGTTCCGACGAGATCCCGATCGGGCCGGAGCTGGCGCGGATGGACCAGACCAAGGTCCAATGCGTCTATGGCGAGGAGGAGGCGGACGAGACCGGCTGCCTTCTGCTCGACCCGGAGAAGGCACAGGTGATCCGCACCGCCGGCGGGCATCATTTCGACGAGGACTACGCGAAGCTGGCAGACCGCATCCTGGCGAGGCTGGCCGATGCGAGCTGA